The DNA region TAATACTGGTGGTTCGACCGTTGACGTAAGGGCTTCCGGTACGATTGGCGCTTACGTCAACGAATCGGGGAGTACAGTCACTATCGGAGGACCAGGCGCTCAGGGTTATTACGGATCTTCTAGCGCTGCTATGACCAATGTGGTATTTGGCGGTAATTCAGTTAGTTTCAACATAAGTTATGGTGGATATGCGTCAAACCAAGGCAGTCTCTCTGTGCAAGTTTTCGGATTATAATTATTATGCCCTCTTGTGCGGGCAGGGGGCTTTTCATTTTGATAACAGAGGAGATGAGTTGGAGACAGTAGGAAAATGGATTGTGGCCGCTGGTAGCGCCGCAGCAGCATATTTCTTCGGGGGCTGGTCGGGGGTACTTGGTGCGTTGCTGATATTTGTTGTGTTGGACTATTTGACAGGGTTTGCGATGGCAGCCATGACAGGCCACGCTCAAGAACAATACGGGATTGTTCGGCATCGCACGTAAGGCACTTATTTTTGCCATGGTATCGGTGGCTCATCTGGTACACGGACATTTGTTCAAGGATACGGTTGCTACTATTTTATATCGCGAATGAGCTGTTCTCCATTATTGAAAATGGAGGAAAACGGGGTGCACTGATTACGGCTTTCAAACGATATATTTGAACGTATAGTTACAACACTTTAGATCAGATGCCAGTCCTTGATTGGAATAGCAGACCTGACTTCAATTCATTTCTCACCACTAAAAAGGAGGTGAACCATGACCACAAACAAACTAACCACTGCGATCGCTGACGCTCTGACGCAGCATTTCCCTAACATCCCGATCCAACCTGCAACTGGCAGCACAAGTCCCTTACCAGACGCCAAAGGCATCACCTACCGCCTGCTGTCCGCCCAACTTACCCGGGAACGCAGCGATCGCTTCGTGCAATCCCATGCCTTTGAGATCCGCTGGCTTGATGCAGGCAACATTCCATCCACCCTGCCGGACGAGCTCTTCGAAGCGCTGGAAACCATCGAAGTAGAGGGAACCCCCTATCGAGCAACGGAGCTGCGTTGGGAGACCGAGGGCGCTACACCTCGATTGCTGGTGTACTACACGATGCGAACCAGCAAAGTGTCGGAGTCCGCCCCTGCCATGCAACAACTCGAACAGCGCCCAACCGCACTTAAAGCCGCGAAAGAATAACTATATAAATTGAACTAAACATTTACACGAGAATGGAGGGACAGAAATAACCTGAAGAAGCGGAGCTAAAAGCTTTCTGAAAGAAAGCTGCTTCGGAAGCATGAACTCGCCTTTATCCCCGGATTTTCCCCTTTGAAAAAGGGAATTAAAAAAATCTGGGGATAACAGCGATCGGAAGGTTGTTCTGTCATCGGAGTGGCAAATGTAAATATTTTTTAGTTGAACTTTAAATAATCAAATGAGGGATTTACATGAAAGGAATGGGAGGCGTATTGGCGATGTTTACAAAAAAGGAACCGGAGCGTAAGAGCCC from Paenibacillus sp. JNUCC-31 includes:
- a CDS encoding phage holin family protein, whose translation is METVGKWIVAAGSAAAAYFFGGWSGVLGALLIFVVLDYLTGFAMAAMTGHAQEQYGIVRHRT
- a CDS encoding phage tail terminator family protein, which gives rise to MTTNKLTTAIADALTQHFPNIPIQPATGSTSPLPDAKGITYRLLSAQLTRERSDRFVQSHAFEIRWLDAGNIPSTLPDELFEALETIEVEGTPYRATELRWETEGATPRLLVYYTMRTSKVSESAPAMQQLEQRPTALKAAKE